A single genomic interval of Camelina sativa cultivar DH55 chromosome 11, Cs, whole genome shotgun sequence harbors:
- the LOC109127266 gene encoding LOW QUALITY PROTEIN: uncharacterized protein LOC109127266 (The sequence of the model RefSeq protein was modified relative to this genomic sequence to represent the inferred CDS: deleted 1 base in 1 codon) yields the protein MEALAVVHEGASGRGRRPKTSVSDENGSKSTESRKSSPVKNSPENGKRDPPKREHTLANTSQERRLTEKHRRKKQTISLKERLLGFCA from the exons ATGGAGGCTCTGGCGGTGGTGCACGAGGGGGCCTCAGGACGAGGAAGGCGACCGAAGACATCGGTAAGTGACGAGAATGGCTCGAAGTCGACAGAATCAAGGAAATCATCTCCTGTGAAAAAC TCACCAGAGAACGGTAAAAGAGATCCACCAAAGAGAGAACACACCTTAGCAAACACGAGTCAGGAGAGGAGATTAACGGAGAAGCATCGCCGGAAGAAACAAACCATTTCGTTGAAGGAGCGGCTTCTTGGGTTTTGTGCCTGA
- the LOC104723044 gene encoding formate dehydrogenase 1, mitochondrial-like isoform X3 → MTKEGHDCESMAEVTGSFCYNLLYHDRLQMAPELEKEIGAKYVKDINEMLPQCNVVVVNMPLTEKTRGLFNKELIVNNARGAISCSASLCCFGSHTVWFELHWRAKLSRSFSHNWIYRPSLILFSSFMLPYKPKFQHVESRRTCATNKQAKIYVDP, encoded by the exons ATGACAAAAGAAGGCCATGACTGCG AATCTATGGCTGAAGTCACGGGAAGCTTTTGCTACAACTTATTGTACCATGACCGGCTTCAGATGGCACCAGAGCTGGAGAAAGAGATTGGAGCTAAGTACGTTAAGGATATAAACGAAATGCTCCCTCAATGCAACGTTGTAGTCGTCAACATGCCTCTCACGGAGAAGACAAG AGGATTGTTCAACAAAGAGCTGATAGTGAACAACGCAAGAGGAGCCATCAGTTGTTCAGCCTCCTTGTGTTGCTTTGGCTCACATACTGtat GGTTTGAGTTACACTGGCGTGCAAAGCTTTCTCGGTCTTTCTCACACAACTGGATCTATCGTCCAAGTTTAATTCTTTTCTCTTCATTTATGCTTCCATATAAGCCAAAG TTTCAACATGTCGAATCAAGAAGAACGTGTGCAACCAACAAGCAAG cCAAAATTTATGTGGACCCATGA
- the LOC104723044 gene encoding formate dehydrogenase 2, mitochondrial-like isoform X4, with protein MTAMAPELEKEIGAKYVKDINEMLPQCNVVVVNMPLTEKTRGLFNKELIVNNARGAISCSASLCCFGSHTVWFELHWRAKLSRSFSHNWIYRPSLILFSSFMLPYKPKFQHVESRRTCATNKQAKIYVDP; from the exons ATGACTGCG ATGGCACCAGAGCTGGAGAAAGAGATTGGAGCTAAGTACGTTAAGGATATAAACGAAATGCTCCCTCAATGCAACGTTGTAGTCGTCAACATGCCTCTCACGGAGAAGACAAG AGGATTGTTCAACAAAGAGCTGATAGTGAACAACGCAAGAGGAGCCATCAGTTGTTCAGCCTCCTTGTGTTGCTTTGGCTCACATACTGtat GGTTTGAGTTACACTGGCGTGCAAAGCTTTCTCGGTCTTTCTCACACAACTGGATCTATCGTCCAAGTTTAATTCTTTTCTCTTCATTTATGCTTCCATATAAGCCAAAG TTTCAACATGTCGAATCAAGAAGAACGTGTGCAACCAACAAGCAAG cCAAAATTTATGTGGACCCATGA
- the LOC104723044 gene encoding formate dehydrogenase, chloroplastic/mitochondrial-like isoform X5, translating to MVLLMPLFTYKWGQESMAEVTGSFCYNLLYHDRLQMAPELEKEIGAKYVKDINEMLPQCNVVVVNMPLTEKTRGLFNKELIVNNARGAISCSASLCCFGSHTGLSYTGVQSFLGLSHTTGSIVQV from the exons ATGGTTCTTTTGATGCCACTCTTTACTTATAAATGGGGCCAAGAATCTATGGCTGAAGTCACGGGAAGCTTTTGCTACAACTTATTGTACCATGACCGGCTTCAGATGGCACCAGAGCTGGAGAAAGAGATTGGAGCTAAGTACGTTAAGGATATAAACGAAATGCTCCCTCAATGCAACGTTGTAGTCGTCAACATGCCTCTCACGGAGAAGACAAG AGGATTGTTCAACAAAGAGCTGATAGTGAACAACGCAAGAGGAGCCATCAGTTGTTCAGCCTCCTTGTGTTGCTTTGGCTCACATACT GGTTTGAGTTACACTGGCGTGCAAAGCTTTCTCGGTCTTTCTCACACAACTGGATCTATCGTCCAAGTTTAA
- the LOC104723044 gene encoding formate dehydrogenase 1, mitochondrial-like isoform X2, translating to MVLLMPLFTYKWGQESMAEVTGSFCYNLLYHDRLQMAPELEKEIGAKYVKDINEMLPQCNVVVVNMPLTEKTRGLFNKELIVNNARGAISCSASLCCFGSHTVWFELHWRAKLSRSFSHNWIYRPSLILFSSFMLPYKPKFQHVESRRTCATNKQAKIYVDP from the exons ATGGTTCTTTTGATGCCACTCTTTACTTATAAATGGGGCCAAGAATCTATGGCTGAAGTCACGGGAAGCTTTTGCTACAACTTATTGTACCATGACCGGCTTCAGATGGCACCAGAGCTGGAGAAAGAGATTGGAGCTAAGTACGTTAAGGATATAAACGAAATGCTCCCTCAATGCAACGTTGTAGTCGTCAACATGCCTCTCACGGAGAAGACAAG AGGATTGTTCAACAAAGAGCTGATAGTGAACAACGCAAGAGGAGCCATCAGTTGTTCAGCCTCCTTGTGTTGCTTTGGCTCACATACTGtat GGTTTGAGTTACACTGGCGTGCAAAGCTTTCTCGGTCTTTCTCACACAACTGGATCTATCGTCCAAGTTTAATTCTTTTCTCTTCATTTATGCTTCCATATAAGCCAAAG TTTCAACATGTCGAATCAAGAAGAACGTGTGCAACCAACAAGCAAG cCAAAATTTATGTGGACCCATGA
- the LOC104723044 gene encoding uncharacterized protein LOC104723044 isoform X1: protein MMVFIVSHLLLPFCFLMQRLTTFFVKARNITYNNIVNSFNMSNQEERVQPTSKPKFMWTHEMSHEMLVLASGEKDKGYWRGTCFSEMGRQNIRAGFLKRFGLDLQWKKIKTRLEHLRKQYDIYKRVTKNVTGVGFNEFGELDMSPDWWDQLIAAYDSDEYETMEEETLNPFDLDDVPENENTHYEPTGDAYMNGIRNNIAESIWAARH, encoded by the exons ATGATGGTTTTCATTGTTTCTCATCTATtattacctttttgttttttaatgcaaCGTCTCACAACATTTTTTGTCAAAGCCagaaatataacatataataatattgtaaacaGTTTCAACATGTCGAATCAAGAAGAACGTGTGCAACCAACAAGCAAG cCAAAATTTATGTGGACCCATGAAATGAGTCATGAGATGCTAGTGTTAGCCAGTGGTGAGAAAGATAAAGGATACTGGAGAGGTACATGTTTTAGTGAAATGGGAAGACAGAACATACGAGCAGGATTTTTGAAACGGTTTGGTTTGGACTTGcaatggaaaaaaattaaaactcggCTAGAGCATTTAAGAAAGCAATATGATATCTATAAACGTGTCACAAAGAACGTCACAGGGGTGGGATTCAATGAGTTTGGAGAGCTTGACATGAGCCCTGACTGGTGGGATCAACTCATTGCG GCTTATGATTCAGATGAGTACGAAAcgatggaagaagaaacattgaATCCTTTTGATTTAGATGACGTACCCGAAAACGAAAACACACATTATGAACCTACAGGAGATGCATATATGAATGGGATCCGAAACAATATTGCAGAAAGTATTTGGGCTGCTCGACAttag
- the LOC104727895 gene encoding F-box/kelch-repeat protein At4g19930-like, which yields MANEEAGRHHLARESRRKKRKSMVIKIRRRRDMCKSHKLMPEIPFDLVIEILTRLPAKSLMRFKSVSKVWSSLIRSRTFTNRLIRVSSSAPRLYVTLSFLENSHRKTKLLSSSSSPSSDITTTMSSFVIDQDLTIPSMKGYYISHVFRGLMCFVKEPGVQIYNTTTRQLVVLPDIEESNILVEDHMNKKIMYCIGHDPVHDQYKVVCIVARPGEGYGELRTWLTEYWVFILEGNESSRWRKIACPSPHLPITGILNTNECMHYLAWIRVLDPMLVSFDFSSEEISMLQAPEDICWLKSDPIKYYGRVALLDHFDLGREGTMNLWVMEDGEKNMWSKKTLVVHPSQMDIVKSISLRVEDTTRNNEVILVPQNINYTQTGKVIVEPQDTSLLYFFLYDLQKNLMRKVEIKETPYQTTVWDVVGLDNVENFMYL from the exons ATGGCCAATGAGGAAG CCGGCCGTCATCATCTAGCGAGAGAgagtagaagaaagaagaggaaatcgatggtaataaaaataagaagaagaagggacatGTGCAAAAGCCACAAACTAATGCCGGAGATTCCTTTTGATCTCGTGATAGAGATTCTCACGAGACTTCCTGCTAAATCCCTTATGAGGTTCAAATCCGTCTCAAAGGTCTGGTCATCCTTGATTCGTTCCCGAACTTTCACCAATCGTTTGATAAGGGTTTCATCATCCGCACCGCGTCTATATGTGACTTTGAGCTTCTTGGAAAATAGCCACCGCAAAACTAAATTACTATCTTCGTCATCTTCTCCTAGCTCTGACATTACTACTACTATGTCTTCCTTTGTAATTGACCAAGATTTGACCATCCCATCGATGAAAGGCTACTACATCTCTCACGTGTTTCGCGGCTTGATGTGCTTTGTAAAAGAGCCAGGTGTGCAAATATACAACACCACCACTAGACAACTTGTTGTCTTACCCGACATAGAAGAATCCAACATCTTAGTTGAAGACCACATGAATAAAAAGATCATGTATTGTATCGGACATGATCCCGTTCATGATCAATATAAAGTGGTTTGTATAGTTGCAAGACCTGGTGAGGGGTATGGAGAGCTCAGAACGTGGCTGACAGAGTATTGGGTCTTCATACTAGAAGGAAATGAATCAAGTCGATGGAGAAAAATTGCATGCCCTTCTCCTCATCTTCCTATAACAGGAATATTAAATACCAATGAGTGTATGCATTACCTCGCTTGGATACGGGTGCTTGATCCTATGCTTGTGAGTTTCGACTTTAGTTCTGAAGAAATCAGTATGCTTCAAGCACCTGAAGATATCTGTTGGCTTAAATCTGATCCGATAAAATACTATGGAAGAGTAGCTCTTTTAGACCATTTCGATCTTGGAAGGGAAGGTACGATGAACCTATGGGTTATGGAAGACGGAGAGAAGAATATGTGGTCGAAGAAGACTTTAGTGGTGCATCCTTCTCAAATGGATATAGTCAAGAGCATTAGTTTGAGAGTCGAAGATACAACTAGAAACAATGAGGTTATATTGGTACCTCAAAATATAAACTATACTCAAACCGGCAAGGTTATCGTGGAACCTCAAGATACATCtcttttatacttttttctCTATGATCTACAAAAGAATCTGATGAGAAAAGTTGAAATCAAAGAAACACCATATCAAACTACTGTTTGGGATGTTGTTGGATTAGACAATGTTGAGAACTTCATGTATCTGTAA
- the LOC104727896 gene encoding aspartic proteinase oryzasin-1-like: MPIENSNGDIYYGELTIGTPGQRFTVVFDTGSSDLWVPSGNWPGTKPHNLYDAQRSSTYKPNGSNVELKYGQGSLTGFLSIDTVDVGGITITDQYFTEARSTPEGDRFRTATFDGVFGLGSLQISTTKTSPVWDSMMQQEKIENKIFSIWYGRSNDAGEGGEIVFGGTNPAHYTGEHVYVTVDKAEHYFQMTNIFVGTIDTNKCSTGCYAMIKVINDIINAEEDCSNYDNLPDVTFTIEERSYSVSPLDYIRKDTTKNVCTSRFKNNDNFWVLGMPFIRAFHTVYDYEKLPTVRVGFAKSV; this comes from the exons ATGCCGATTGAGAATTCGAATGGAGATATCTATTACGGGGAACTAACAATTGGTACACCGGGGCAACGTTTCACAGTCGTGTTTGATACCGGAAGCAGTGATCTATGGGTGCCATCTGGAAATTGGCCGGGAACGAAGCCTCACAATCTTTACGATGCGCAAAGATCAAGCACTTACAAACCAAACG gaTCAAATGTAGAACTCAAGTACGGGCAAGGTTCTCTCACAGGCTTTCTAAGCATTGACACTGTCGATGTTGGTGGAATTACAATAACTGATCAGTACTTCACAGAGGCTCGTTCTACTCCGGAAGGGGACCGATTTCGCACGGCAACCTTTGATGGGGTATTTGGACTTGGGAGTCTTCAAATTTCTACGACAAAAACTAGTCCTGTCTGGGATTCGATGATGCAACAAGAAaagattgaaaataaaatattctccATATGGTATGGGAGGTCTAACGACGctggagaaggaggagagataGTGTTCGGAGGCACAAACCCAGCTCATTATACGGGAGAGCACGTTTACGTCACCGTGGACAAGGCTGAACACTATTTCCAAATGACAAACATATTCGTCGGAACCATAGACACTAATAAATGCTCTACAGGCTGCTAT GCTATGATCAAGGTCATTAATGATATAATCAATGCAGAAGAAGATTGCTCAAATTACGACAACCTGCCTGATGTAACCTTTACAATAGAAGAAAGGAGTTACTCAGTCAGTCCACTTGAT TATATACGTAAGGATACGACAAAAAATGTCTGCACAAGTAGATTCAAGAACAACGATAATTTCTG GGTACTTGGCATGCCATTCATACGAGCCTTTCATACGGTTTATGACTACGAGAAACTACCAACTGTGAGAGTTGGCTTTGCTAAGTCGGTTTAG
- the LOC104727897 gene encoding glutathione S-transferase T3-like, giving the protein MDPRNPYRFWDQNFVDLLNSQKDSNSFKNFSPGFSSQPLNITPTSESEDCIEVTADEIDEDGDTGSRKRWSAEEDVHLISAWLNTSKDPVVSNDQRLQSFWKRVADYYKAHDGDATSNARGPSQCKARWSKIKHQVNKFVGCYSQASTRRKSGQSEDDVVSMAYEFYKNDMKKPFMLGHCWRELKNDQKRITERHEECSNKRTKLASKGDFSAPSSIGGDEMRPLGVKAAKKKGKKPAVSIDVDDGSVSKLDKIIAMKDQEQAAK; this is encoded by the exons ATGGATCCTAGAAACCCTTATCGTTTTTgggatcaaaattttgttgatcttttgaattctcaaaaagACTCCAACT ccttcAAAAACTTTAGCCCTGGGttctcttctcagcctcttAACATAACCCCTACATCTGAATCTGAAGATTGTATCGAGGTTACAGCagatgagattgatgaagacGGAGACACAGGAAGTAGGAAGCGGTGGAGTGCAGAGGAGGATGTTCATCTCATAAGCGCTTGGTTAAACACAAGCAAAGATCCAGTGGTGAGCAACGACCAGCGACTACAAAGTTTCTGGAAGAGGGTTGCAGACTATTACAAAGCTCATGATGGAGATGCTACTTCAAACGCAAGAGGGCCTTCACAATGTAAGGCAAGGTGGAGTAAGATAAAACACCAAGTCAACAAGTTTGTTGGGTGTTACTCACAAGCGAGTACAAGAAGGAAGAGTGGACaatcagaagatgatgttgTGAGCATGGCGTATGAGTTTTACAAGAATGACATGAAGAAGCCGTTTATGCTTGGACATTGTTGGAGAGAACTGAAGAATGATCAGAAACGGATCACAGAACGACATGAAGAATGTAGCAATAAGCGTACTAAGCTTGCTTCTAAAGGAGATTTCTCAGCTCCTTCGAGCATTGGTGGAGACGAGATGAGGCCTCTGGGGGTTAAAGCTgccaagaaaaaaggaaagaaacctGCAGTTAGTATTGATGTGGATGATGGTTCTGTCAGTAAGTTGGATAAGATAATAGCAATGAAGGATCAAGAACAGGCGGCTAAATAG
- the LOC104727898 gene encoding uncharacterized protein LOC104727898 yields the protein MSNWSSDHEVDQIVEEEVDSIVEGIQYNCTQEEEPPAPIFRRVHINRDREEGHTWQWNDYFGENPTYTPAMFHRRFRMNKPLFERIVSTIENGVPYFKQRRDATGRLGLSALQKCSAAIHMMAYECSADAVDEYLRLAETTAHKCLEKFVEGVIHLFGDIYLRRPKTEDLQRLLNIGEQRGFPRMVGSIDCMHWEWKNCPIAWKEQYSRGSGKPTIVLEALVSQDLWIWHAFFGPPGTLNDINDLDRSPVFDDILEGRAPRVSYVVNGHQYEMAYYLTDGIYPKWATFIQSITLPRGRKAKLFAQCQEACRKDWKTNDMNTFLLSNGVPSRRRKQNFSC from the exons ATGTCTAATTGGAGTTCTGATCATGAGGTTGATCAAATCGTAGAGGAGGAAGTTGATAGTATAGTGGAAGGGATTCAGTACAACTGCACTCAAGAGGAAGAACCACCAGCTCCAATATTCCGACGAGTGCACATAAATAGAGACCGCGAAGAAGGCCACACTTGGCaatggaatgattattttggtGAGAATCCGACTTACACTCCTGCTATGTTCCACCGtcgctttagaatgaacaaaccattATTCGAACGCATAGTCAGTactattgagaatggagtcccGTACTTCAAACAAAGACGAGATGCTACTGGAAGGCTCGGTCTTTctgcacttcaaaaatgttcAGCAGCTATACATATGATGGCATATGAATGTTCGGCAGATGCGGTGGATGAATATTTACGACTAGCTGAAACAACCGCACACAAATGCCTTGAAAAATTTGTAGAAGGAGTTATCCATCTATTTGGAGACATTTATCTCAGAAGACCTAAAACGGAAGACCTCCAAAGATTACTGAATATTGGAGAACAACGCGGTTTCCCCAGAATGGTGgggagcatagattgtatgcattgggagtggaagaattgtccaatTGCATGGAAAGAACAATATTCACGTGGATCTGGAAAACCGACAATCGTACTAGAGGCACTGGTATCccaagatttatggatttggcacgcatTTTTCGGACCACCGGGtacgttaaatgatatcaatgatTTGGACCGCTCAccggtgtttgatgatatcttaGAGGGCCGAGCTCCAAGAGTTTCATACGTTGTCAATGGACATCAATACGAAATGGCGTACTACCTCACTGACGGTATTTATCCCAAATGggcaactttcatccaatcaattACACTACCACGTGGTCGAAAAGCTAAACTCTTTGCTCAATGTCAAGAAGCATGccgtaaagat tggaagacgaacgacatgaaTACATTTCTACTATCCAACGGAGTTCCATCACGGCGAAGGAAGCAGAACTTCTCATGTTGA
- the LOC104723046 gene encoding aspartic proteinase oryzasin-1: protein MNSLKSKRVLIASFCLFLLQSYAVEGIVRIGLTMGNTSFNKHGVGMKTSHGDIYYGEITIGTPGQRFTVVFDTGSSDLWVPSGNWQGKKPHNLYKSQKSSTYKPNGTNVTLEYGTGSLTGFLSIDSVDVGGITIADQYFTEARSSPEGDPLRNSSFDGILGLGSHQISTTETTPVWDSMMQQDKIDKKIFSIWYGRSNDVGAGGEIMFGGTNPAHYTGEHVYVTVDEVGHFFKMNNIFVGTIDTNKCSTGCHVFVDSGTTNILGPPDMIKDINGRIDAAPNCSNYEKLPDVTFTIEGRSYSVSPLDYIRKVTKNVCTSRFKGYKNNFWILGMPFIRAFHTVYDYEKLPIVRIGFAKSV, encoded by the exons ATGAATAGCTTAAAATCTAAAAGAGTCCTTATTGCATCTTTCtgtctcttcctcctccagTCATACGCAG TGGAAGGGATAGTCAGAATCGGTTTGACGATGGGTAATACTTCATTCAACAAACACGGAGTGGGGATGAAGACTTCTCACGGAGATATCTATTACGGAGAAATAACAATTGGTACACCGGGGCAACGTTTCACAGTCGTGTTTGATACCGGAAGCAGCGATCTTTGGGTACCATCTGGAAATTGGCAGGGCAAGAAGCCTCACAATCTTTACAAGTCGCAAAAATCAAGTACTTACAAACCAAATG gaacAAATGTAACCCTCGAGTACGGGACAGGTTCTCTCACAGGCTTTCTAAGCATTGACAGTGTCGATGTTGGTGGAATTACAATAGCAGATCAGTACTTTACAGAGGCTCGTTCTTCTCCGGAAGGTGACCCACTTCGAAACTCATCCTTTGATGGTATATTGGGACTTGGGAGTCATCAAATTTCTACGACAGAAACTACTCCTGTCTGGGATTCGATGATGCAACAAGACAAGATTGATAAGAAAATTTTCTCCATATGGTATGGGAGGTCTAATGACGTTGGAGCAGGAGGAGAGATAATGTTCGGAGGCACAAACCCAGCTCATTATACGGGAGAGCACGTTTATGTCACCGTGGACGAGGTTGGACACTTCTTCAAAATGAACAACATATTCGTCGGTACCATAGACACTAATAAATGCTCTACAGGCTGCCATGTGTTTGTTGACTCGGGCACTACAAACATTCTTGGTCCACcg GATATGATCAAGGACATTAATGGGAGAATCGATGCAGCACCAAATTGCTCAAATTATGAGAAGCTGCCTGATGTGACCTTTACAATAGAAGGAAGGAGTTACTCAGTCAGTCCACTTGAT TATATACGTAAGGTTACAAAAAATGTCTGCACAAGTAGATTCAAGGGATACAAGAATAATTtctg GATACTTGGGATGCCATTCATACGAGCCTTTCATACGGTGTATGACTACGAGAAACTACCAATTGTGAGAATTGGCTTTGCTAAGTCGGTTTAG
- the LOC109127267 gene encoding defensin-like protein 164 has product MAKLLYSYMFICMFVLTGFLAFSSAKLKTCTSAFPLRHPCDLESCINECFRLFKTGFASCSRNKVLCFCDYNCKA; this is encoded by the exons ATGGCAAAACTACTGTATTCGTATATGTTCATCTGCATGTTTGTTCTGACAG gctTCTTGGCCTTTTCAAGTGCAAAGCTAAAAACATGTACTTCGGCCTTTCCGCTTCGCCACCCATGCGATCTTGAATCATGCATAAATGAGTGCTTTCGACTATTCAAGACCGGATTTGCAAGTTGTAGCAGAAACAAAGTTCTTTGCTTTTGTGATTACAATTGCAAAGCTTAA